The region CAAGGTCTTTGTGCGGGTCAGGAATCGGCAAAGCTTCGATGTCAGCCAGGGTGCTGACGACTTTTTTGAAACGCGGACCTTCACCGGTCTCGAAGTACAGGCCCTGACCCATGGCATCGGGGATGGTCAGGATGTCGGAGAACAGGATGGCCGCATCCAGCTCAGGGAAGCGGTCCAGAGGCTGCAGGGTGACTTCACACGCGAATTCGGCATTCTTGCACAGGCTCATGAAATCGCCCGCCTTGGCACGGCTGGCGCGGTATTCCGGCAGGTAGCGACCGGCCTGACGCATCATCCAGACAGGCGTTACATCGACAGGTTGCTTGAGCAGAGCGCGAAGGAAACGGTCATTCTTGAGAACAGTCATGTCGGCATCCGGGAAAAAAGTGTGGGCATTTTCTCAGAGACGGACACAAAAGGCACGGCAAGAGCCGTGCCTTTTATCTATCGGGGCAATTTGACGCGGTTTTAGCCGCAAAACCGGCGCCCTGTTGCCGCTGCCACAGGCTGCGAAAAGGACCCAAGAGCCCTCAGGATTCAGGGTCGCCACTCAACCCTTCGCAACCTTCGGCAGCGGCTACAAGGGCTCTACACGCCCAGGTAATCCATGATCCCTTCGGCAGCCGTGCGGCCTTCGAAGATAGCCGTTACCACCAGGTCCGAACCGCGCACCATGTCACCACCGGCGAAAATCTTCGGGTGGCTGGTCTGGTGCTTGAACTTCGACTGCTCGGGAGCAATCACGCGACCCTGGCTGTCGGTCTGGATATCGAACTGCTCAAACCAGGAGGCCGGACTTGGACGGAAACCAAACGCGATGATCACGGCATCTGCCGGGATGATCTCTTCGGAACCCGGAATCGGCTCAGGGCTGCGACGGCCACGGGCATCCGGTTCGCCGAGACGGGTCTCGACCACCTTCACGCCTTCGACCCGGTCTTCGCCAACAATGGCAATCGGCTGGCGGTTATAAAGGAACTTCACGCCTTCTTCCTTGGCGTTTTTCACCTCTTTACGCGAGCCGGGCATGTTCGCTTCGTCACGACGATAGGCGCAGGTCACGGTCTTGGCGCCCTGACGAATCGACGTCCGGTTGCAGTCCATGGCCGTGTCGCCACCGCCGAGCACCACGATTTTTTTGCCTTTCATGTCGACGAAGTCTTCCGGCGACTTTTCAAAGCCCAGGTTGCGGTTAACGTTGGCGATCAGGAAATCCAGCGCATCATGCACGCCCGGCAGGTCTTCACCGGCAAAGCCACCTTTCATGTAGGTGTAGGTGCCCATGCCCATGAACACTGCGTCGTACTCTTCCAGCAGCTGTTCCATGCTGATGTCTTTACCGATTTCGGTATTGAGGCGGAACTCGATACCCATGCCGGTAAACACGTCACGACGGTGGCTGAGCACGGTTTTTTCGAGTTTGAATTCCGGGATGCCGAAGGTCAGCAGACCGCCGATTTCCGGGTTCTTGTCGAAGACCACCGGGGTCACGCCACCGCGCACCAGTACGTCGGCACAGCCCAGGCCAGCCGGGCCCGCACCGATAATTGCCACGCGCTTGCCTGTCGGCACGACCTTGGACATGTCCGGGCGCCAGCCCATGGCAAAGGCGGTGTCGGTGATGTATTTCTCGACCGACCCGATGGTCACCGCACCGAAGCCGTCGTTCAGGGTGCAGGCACCCTCGCACAGACGGTCTTGCGGACACACCCGACCACAGACTTCAGGCAGGGTGTTGGTCTGGTGCGACAGCTCGGCGGCGGCGAGGATGTTGCCCTCGGCCACCAGCTTGAGCCAGTTGGGAATGAAGTTATGCACAGGGCATTTCCATTCACAGTACGGGTTACCGCAACCCAGGCAGCGGTGGGCCTGCTCGGCCGACTGCTGGGGTTTGAAGGGTTCGTAGATTTCCACGAACTCTTTTTTGCGTTGACGTAACAGTTTCTTCTTCGGATCTTTGCGCCCGACATCGATGAACTGGAAGTCGTTACTCAGACGTTCAGCCATTGTTAAAACCTCATCAAACTCTTCAGGCGCATATCACTGCGGGTTGGCACGGATGCTGGAAAGCAACGATTTCAAGCTGGCAGCCTTAGGCTTGACCATCCAGAAACGACGCAGGTAATCATCGAGGTTTTCCGAGAGGTTACGACCCCACTCGCTGTTGGTTTCCTCGACGTATTCGTCCAGCACGTGTTGCAGATGGTTGCGGTATGCCTCCATCGCTTCGCCACTGATCCGCTGGATCTCCACCAGTTCGTGGTTCACCCGGTCGACGAAGGTGTTGTCCTGATCCAGCACGTAGGCGAAACCGCCCGTCATGCCCGAGCCGAAGTTGTAACCGGTTTTGCCCAACACGCAGACGAAACCGCCCGTCATGTATTCGCAGCAATGATCGCCTGTGCCTTCAACCACGGTGTGAGCACCAGAGTTGCGCACGGCGAAACGCTCGCCCGCCGTGCCTGCGGCGAACAGCTTGCCGCCGGTGGCTCCGTACAGACAGGTGTTGCCGATAATCGCGCTGTCCTGGGTTTTGTAGACGCTGCCCGCTGGCGGCACGATCACCAGCTTGCCGCCGGTCATGCCCTTGCCCACGTAATCGTTGGCATCGCCTTCGAGGTACAGGTTCAGTCCGCCTGCGTTCCACACGCCAAAGCTCTGGCCAGCAGTGCCTTTGAAGCGGAACGTGATGGGCGCCTTGGCCATGCCCTGGTTGCCGTGGGTACGAGCGATTTCACCCGAAATACGGGCACCGATCGAACGGTCGCAGTTGCAGATATCCAGTTCGAACTCGGCGCCGCTCAGGTCGTTGATCGCTGAGCGCGCCATGTCGAGCATCTTCTCGGCCAGCAGGCCTTTGTCGAATGGCGGGTTGCGATCAACCTGGCAGAACTGCGGCTTGTCGGCCGGAATGTGGTCGCTGCCCAGCAAAGGCGTCAGGTCGAGGTTGTGCTGTTTGGCCGTCTCGCCCTGCAGGATTTCCAGCAGGTCAGTACGCCCGATCAGCTCTTCAAGGGTGCGCACACCCAGTTTCGCCAGCCATTCGCGGGTTTCTTCAGCCACGTAGGTGAAGAAGTTGACCACCATGTCGACGGTGCCGATGTAGTGATTTTTACGCAGCGATTCGTTTTGGGTGGCAACCCCCGTGGCGCAGTTGTTCAGGTGGCAAATACGCAGGTATTTGCACCCCAGCGCGATCATTGGCGCGGTGCCAAAGCCGAAGCTTTCAGCGCCAAGGATCGCCGCCTTGATCACGTCGAGGCCGGTTTTCAGGCCACCGTCAGTTTGCACCCTTACTTTGCCGCGCAGGTCGTTGCCACGCAGGGTCTGGTGAGTTTCAGCCAGCCCCAGCTCCCACGGTGCGCCGGCGTATTTGATCGACGTCAGCGGCGATGCGCCGGTGCCGCCGTCATAACCCGAAATGGTGATCAGGTCGGCATAGGCCTTGGCCACGCCGGCAGCGATGGTGCCCACACCCGCCTCGGCAACCAGCTTGACCGAGACCAGCGCTTTCGGGTTGACCTGCTTGAGGTCAAAGATCAGCTGCGACAAGTCTTCAATGGAATAAATATCGTGGTGCGGCGGTGGCGAGATCAGGGTTACGCCAGGTACGGCATAACGCAACTTGGCGATCAGGCCGTTGACCTTGCCGCCAGGCAGTTGCCCGCCCTCACCCGGCTTGGCGCCTTGCGCGACCTTGATCTGCAGCACTTCAGCGTTGACCAGGTATTCCGGAGTCACACCAAAGCGGCCGGTGGCCACTTGCTTGATTTTCGAGCTTTTGATCGTGCCGTAGCGCGCCGGGTCTTCGCCGCCTTCACCGGAGTTGGAGCGTGCGCCCAGACGGTTCATGGCTTCGGCCAGGGCTTCGTGTGCTTCCGGCGACAGGGCGCCGAGCGAGATGCCTGCCGAGTCGAAGCGCTTGAGGATCGAGTCCAGCGGTTCGATTTCGTCGATGGCCAGCGGGGTGTCCAGAGTCTTGACCTGTAACAGGTCGCGAATCATCGACACCGGACGCTTGTCGACCAGCGCGGTGTATTCCTTGAACTTGCTGTAGTCGCCCTGCTGGACAGCCGCTTGCAGGGTTGCCACCACGTCCGGGTTGTAAGCGTGGTATTCGCCACCGTGCACGTATTTGAGCAGGCCGCCTTGCTGGATCGGCTTGCGCGGGCTCCAGGCTTCGGCAGCCAGCAGCTTTTGCTCGGCTTCAAGGTCAACGAAGCGCGCGCCCTTGATGCGGCTTGGCACGCCACGGAAGCTCAGGTCACACACTTCTTCGGACAGGCCGATGGCCTCGAACAGCTGCGCACCACGGTACGAAGTAATGGTCGAGATGCCCATTTTGGAGATGATCTTGAGCAGACCCTTGGTGATACCTTTGCGGTAGTTCTTGAACACCTCGTAAAGGTCGCCCAGTACTTCACCGGTGCGAATCAAGTCACCCAGCACTTCGTAGGCCAGGAACGGATAAACCGCCGAGGCACCGAAACCGATCAGCACCGCAAAGTGATGCGGGTCACGGGCGGTCGCGGTTTCAACCAGAATGTTGCTGTCGCAACGCAGGCCTTTCTCGGTCAGGCGGTGGTGTACTGCACCGACAGCCAGAGAAGCATGAACCGGCAACTTGCCCGGTGCGATATGACGGTCGCTCAAGACAATTTGGGTACGACCGGCACGCACGGCTTCTTCAGCTTGATCGGCGATGTTGCGCACCGCAGCTTCCAGACCCAGACCCTGATCGTAGTTGAGGTCGATGATCTGACGCTCGAAACCCGGCAGGTCGAGGTTCATCAACGAGCGCCATTTGGCAGGCGAGATGACCGGCGAGCTGAGGATCACGCGGGAAGCGTGCTCCGGCGATTCCTGAAAGATGTTGCGCTCGGCACCCAGGCAGATTTCCAGCGACATGACGATGGCTTCACGCAGCGGATCGATCGGCGGGTTGGTCACCTGCGCGAACTGCTGGCGGAAGTAATCGTAAGGCGTGCGGACACGCTGGGACAACACCGCCATCGGCGTGTCGTCACCCATCGAGCCCACGGCTTCGTAGCCCTGTTCGCCGAGCGGGCGCAGTACTTGGTCGCGCTCTTCGAACGTGACCTGATACATCTTCATGTACTGCTTGAGCTGATCGACGTCGTAAAACGCCGAGCCGTGATCGTGGTCATCGATGGTGGCCTGAATGCGCAGGGCATTCTTGCGCAGCCATTGCTTGTAGGGATGACGCGACTTCAGGCGGTTATCGATGGAATCGGTATCCAGCACCTGACCGGTTTCGGTGTCGACCGCCAGAATCTGGCCCGGCCCTACGCGGCCTTTGGCAATGACATCTGCCGGCTGGTAGTTCCACACGCCGATTTCCGAGGCAATGGTGATGTAGCCATTGGTGGTCGTGACCCAGCGCGCCGGGCGCAGGCCGTTGCGGTCGAGCAGGCAGACGGCGTAACGACCGTCGGTCATGACCACGCCCGCCGGGCCATCCCACGGCTCCATGTGCATCGAGTTGTACTCATAGAACGCCCGCAGGTCGGGGTCCATGGTTTCAACGTTTTGCCACGCAGGTGGAATCAACATGCGCACGCCACGGAACAGGTCGATGCCTCCGGTAACCATCAGCTCCAGCATGTTGTCCATGCTCGAAGAGTCAGAACCCACGCGGTTGACCAGCGGGCCGAGCTCTTCGAGGTCGCCGATCAGGTCATTGGCGAACTTGGTACGACGGGCCAAAGCCCAGTTGCGGTTGCCGGTGATGGTGTTGATCTCGCCGTTGTGGGCGAGAAAACGGAATGGCTGAGCCAGCGGCCATTTCGGCAGAGTGTTGGTGGAGAAGCGCTGGTGGAACACGCAGATCGCGGTTTGCAGACGCTCATCGCTCAGGTCCGGATAGAAGGCGGTAAGGTCCGCCGGCATCATCAGGCCTTTGTAAATAATGGTCTTGTGGGAAAAGCTGCAGATGTAGTGATCGGTGTCAGCGGCATTGCTCACCGAAGAACGGCGGCGCGCACTGAACAGTTTGATCGCCATGTCCTGATCGCTCAGGCCTTCACCACCGATGAACACTTGTTCGATCTGCGGCAAACGCTCCAGGGCCAGGCGGCCCAGCACGCTGGTATCGATCGGCACTTTACGCCAGCCCACCAATTGCAGGCCCGCCGCGAGAATTTCGCGGTTCATGTTGTTACGGGCCGCTTCGGCCTTGATCGGGTCCTGGTTGAAAAACACCATGCCGACCGCGTATTGCTTGGGTAAATCGCTACCGAAGTGTTCCTTGGCAACTGCACGCAGGAACAGATCAGGTTTTTGAATCAGCAGGCCACAGCCGTCGCCGGTCTTGCCATCTGCGTTGATCCCACCGCGGTGGGTCATGCAGGTCAGGGCCTCAATGGCTGTTTGCAGAAGGGTATGACTGGGCTCGCCCTGCATGTGGGCAATCAGGCCGAAACCACAGTTATCCTTGAATTCGTCGGGGTGGTACAGACCTGCTTTCATAGACACTTTCTCACCAGGCTGCCCCAAAAAGGGGCAAATTTCTTTTAATTCAACCACTTGCTTCCCGCGCTGAACGTACGCCAGCTTGGCAGGGGCAAAAGGGTGGTCATTCTACACGCCGTCGTAAAGGCCCACAAATCAAACGGCGATTAACCGTAAATTCGTGTCGCATTTATGAAGGTTTAAAGCGATTGCCTGTGCTAGTCAAAACATTTTTGATGTTGGCTGTCACGGGGCGCAGACACCACAAGGCACACGGCTTAGTAAAGCCGCATGCTCAAGCAGGAATATTGGTGTGCTGAAACGGCGACCTGGGTAAGGTCGCCGGAATATCAGCGAACTGCAGCCAGTTCTTTTTGGACGCTGGCGACTGTGCGAGGCCAAGGTTTACCAGCCTGGATCTTCGCTGGCAAGTTCTTGATTGCAGCGGCTGCTGCATCACGGCTTGAGAAATTGCCGTAGGTGACAACGTAAAACGGCTTGCCGTTCAATGTTTTCTTGAAATAGCGGGATTCGCCGCCCACTTCTTTGACGACATTTTGTGCAGACGCTTCGGAGCTGGTACCTACGAGCTGCACCACATAGTTATTGGCCGACTGGCTGGCGTACCAGCTGCTACCCGGTGCGGCCTTGGCCAGCGTAACCGGCTTCTCGACCGGCTTGACCACGGGTTTGGCCGCAGGTGCCGGAGCAGGCTTGGCCACTGGCGCTGGCTTGGCTGCCGCTACAGGTGGCGCCGGGCGTGGGGTTTCGACAGGCGCCGGGCCTGATGGCACGCCCGCCGGTGGCGCGGTAGTGGTCACGGTAGGCGGCTGAGCCACACCGCCGTCAACGGCCGGTACACCGCCGTCGTCACCTTCAGCAATGCCACCCGCAGCCTCAGCCAGAGGGCCACGCATCACCGGCTGCGACTGGCCGACCAGCGGCAACGGCATTGGCTGCGAAGAACCCGCGAAATCTATCGAAGGATTAGCCCCGCCATTCGGCGCAGCCTGACCCAACGGCAATTGACCCTGCTCGGCATCCGGTGCAGTCGGCGCCTTGCCGCGACCCGGTATCAAAATAGCTGCGGCGACGGCCACGACCACTACTGCACCAATGGCCAATACGTGTTTTTTCGGCATGTTGAACCCCATACTTGGACGCTTGACCGCGGAGCGGCTAGCAATCATGGCTTCGATCATTGCATCCCGGGCGACCTGATTGATAGTGCCAGGCCAGCCTTCGGAGCTCTCGTGAATATCTGAGATCTGCTGTGCGCTAAAGAGTTCGATTCCTGCCCCGGCACCTTCCAGCCGCTGAGTCAGGTATTCGCGGGTTTCCTCTTCGGTATAAGGTTGAAGCTCAATGACATGGAAGCGCTCTTCATCCCCGCTTAACTGCTCGAGCCCGGCGATCATCGACGGTTCACCGAACAGGAACACATGCGGCCGGCCTTCCGGCGCACCCTCCGCCAGCCCCAGCAAGGCTTCCAGGGCGGAGTCGTCGAGCTGTTCGGCATCATCGACCAGCAAATAGACCTCTTGCCCCGTCAACGCCAACTGCACCACCTGCGCCAGAATCGAACCTACGTCGGCATGGGCAACGTTCAGCGTCTGTGCCACCTGACGCAAGATACCAGCCGCATCGCCAGCCCCCCGCGCCGACACCACAACACTCTGTACAGACTGCTTGTTGGTACTCGCGACCAGCGCCTGGCGCAGCAAAGTCTTGCCGCTGCCCTCAGGCCCGGTGACCACCAGCAGCAGCTGGCTGTAGCGGGCCAGATGATGCAACTGCCCCAGCACCGGCTTGCGCTGGGCCGGGAAGAACTTGAAACCCGGCACCCGCGGTGCAAAAGGGTCGTGGTTGAGCTGGAAGTGGCCGAGGAACGCCTCGTCGGCATGCAAACTAGTCATCGGGATCTTATTAACCTTTAAGCTGAGCCAGTGCGCGGTAATCCGCACCCAGCGTGGCTTGTAGAACCTCTTGTGGATAATCGTCAGTCACTGTGGCTTCGCCCATCCGGCGCAACAGCACCAGGCGCAAACGACCGTCGATCACTTTTTTATCAACTGACATGTGTTCCATGAAATCGGCTTCGCTCATTTCGCTGGGCGGCACCACCGGCAAACCGGCGCGCTGGAACAACCGGATCCCGCGGTCACGCTCTGCGTGGCTGATCCAGCCCAGACGCGCGGACATTTCCAGCGCCATCACCGTGCCCGCAGCCACCGCTTCGCCATGTAACCATACGCCATAGCCCATATGGGTTTCGATGGCATGGCCGAAGGTATGACCCAGGTTGAGGGTGGCTCGCACACCCGACTCGCGCTCGTCGGCACCGACCACTTCAGCCTTGGCTGCGCATGAACGCTGGATCGCCGCCGTCAATGCAACCTGATCCAGGGCGCGCAAGGCATCCATGTTGTCTTCAAGCCAGGTCAGGAAGGGTTCGTCGCAGATCAGGCCGTATTTGATGACCTCAGCCAGGCCCGCCGACAGCTCGCGACTTGGCAGGGTTTCAAGTGTCCTGGTGTCGATCAGGACCAGGTTGGGCTGATAGAACGCTCCGACCATGTTCTTGCCCAGCGGATGATTGATCCCGGTTTTCCCGCCCACCGACGAATCGACCTGGGACAGCAATGTGGTAGGCACCTGGATGAAATCAACCCCACGCTGGTAGCACGCGGCGGCAAAGCCGGCCATGTCACCGATCACGCCGCCACCCAAAGCAATGACGGTGGTACGACGGTCATGGCGAGCCGTGAGCAGGCCATCGAAAATGAGTTGCAGGGTTTCCCAGTTCTTGAACGATTCGCCATCGGGCAGGATGATCGGCAAGACGGAATACTGTGCAAGGCTGCGGGTCAGGCGCTCTAGATAGAGTGGCGCGACGGTTTCATTGGTCACGATTGCCACTTGGCGACCGGCGATGTGAGGGGCCAGCAACTGCGGCTGATCCAACAAACCTTCGCCAATATGAATCGGATAGCTACGCTCGCCTAGATCAACCTTCAGTGTCTGCATGAATCCCCGCGTTGAAACAGGACGCCAGCGGCCTGCCTCGCAATAATCAAGTGAAGGCCGCATCGAGTGTTGACGCGACCCAATAGCCTTAGTCCATACCGATGAGAGGGCATGGCTGGCACCGAGGATAGCGCATTTCGCGTCGCGCTTTAACGGGGGGGAAGCTGCGCCAGACGCTCAAGAATATCCAGAACCACCATTCGTGGTGGCCGCTCATCGGTTTCGACCACCAGGTCGGCGATTTCTCGATAGAGCGGATCACGGACCGTCAACAAGTCACGCAAGGTTTTCTCGGGATTGGCCGTGCGCAGCAAAGGCCGATTGCGATCGCGCGCTGTACGCCCGACCTGCTGCTCAACGGAGGCATGCAAATACACGACACGACCGCCGGCGCGCAGCGCCTTGCGGTTTTCGGGGCGCATGACCGCTCCACCGCCGGTGGCCAGGACCACGCCATCGGCCTCGCAGAGCTCGGCAATCATCGCCTCTTCACGATCCCGAAAACCCGGCTCGCCTTCTTTATCGAAGATCCACGGGATATTGGCACCCGTGCGCAATTCAATTTCCTTATCGGAATCCTTGAACGGCAGGTGCAGCTCTTTGGCCAGCAAACGTCCAATGGTGCTTTTTCCAGCCCCCATTGGCCCAACAAGAATCAAATTTCGCACAGAATCAATGACTCACAGCAATCGCCTGGTTGTTCATGATACGCGGAGTCAGGAACACCAGCAGCTCGGATTTTTTTTCCAGCATAAGGTCTTTACGGAAAAGTCGGCCAACATACGGCAGATCGCCAAAAAATGGCACTTTATCTACTACTTTGCTTTGAGTATTTGAGAACACCCCCCCAATCACGATGGTTTCACCGTCCTTGACCAGCACTTTGGCCTCAACCTCATTCTTTTTGATCGGCGGCACATGGTTGACCATGTTCATGTAATCGGGCTCATCCTTGGTCACCAGCACCGCCATGATGATGCTGTTGTCGGGGGTAATCTGTGGCGTCACCTCCAATGACAACGAGGCTTCCTTGAACGACACCGACGTTGCCCCGCTGGCGCTGGTCTCCTGATACGGAATTTCAGTGCCCTTGAGGATTTTGGCGGTCTCTTTGTCCGAGGTCACGACTTTGGGCTGGGAGATGATTTCGCCATTGCCGGTTTTTTCCATGGCGCTCAATTCGAGGTCCAGCAACGTGTTGTTGGTGATGAAGGCAATCCCCAGCCCGGACGCAGGGTTTGCCACGCCCAAATCAACAAACGGCGCACTGGCCTCACCGGTTTGCCCTGCACCCGAGCGGACTATCCCGCCGGCCTTCCAGTTGCCCGCACCGCGAAACGCTCCGCCCCAGCGTACGCCCAGGCTTTTTTCGAAATCCACGCCGGCTTCAACGATCCGCGCCTCGATCATCACCTGACGGACCGGTATATCCAGTTGCATGACAATGCGTCGCAACTCCTGCAACCGCTCATCCGATTGAAACGCGATGATGTTGTTGGTGCGCTCATCCACCGTGATCGAACCACGCTCCGGGGAGACGGCTTCGCCACGGGTGACCGACTGGAACAATTTGGCGATATCTTGCGCCTTGGCGTAATTGACCTGCACCAGCTCCCGGCGCAAAGGCGCCAGCTCAGCCAACTGATGGCGTGCCTCAAGCGCCTGGCGCTCATGGGCGGCAATTTCTTCGGCAGGGGCGATCAACAACACATTGCCCTCAAGACGCTTGTCGAGGTTTTTGCTTTTAAGAACCAGATCGAGCGCCTGATCCCTGGGCACATCCCGCAAATTAAGGGTAATGCTGCCCTGCACCGCATCGCTGACCACCAGATTCAAACCGGCAAAATCAGCCAGCAACTGAAGCGCCGCACGCACTTCAATATCCTGAAAGTTCAGGGATAACGGCCCTTCGGCAGGCGCCTTCATAGGCAGCTCTGCCCGGATGTGCTCGGCATCCGGGGTTGCACGTGAAGAAAAACTGTCGTGTGCAGTCGCCAGTGATTGCTGCGAATTCAGCGCATTCCATAGCGCCAGCCCGCAGACCAGGAAAATCCTTTTCATGGTGTATTCCGTTAAGACTGTTGTTTTAAAGGGATCGTCAGGGTTCTTTCCATCCAGCCACCCCGACCATCTGAAATCAGTTCAAATACTTCAACGCCAGTCGCTTCAATCGAGGCAATCCGGCCATTGTTGCGCCCCAGGTAATCCCCCTGCTCCAGGCGGTGGATGGCGCCATTGGTCCGGAGCAAGACACTGATCCCCAGGTCATTGGAAAGCGTGCCTACCATTTCGAACCGGGCCAGTTCGACCTCTTCCAGAAACGCTCTGACCCGGGCGACCTCTGACGTACCATCTACCTGGCTCGGCTGCCAACTCCCCGTATTGCCCTCGTCCGACGCCTGAAACGGGCTGCGCAGCGCCATTGCACCGTAGGCCGGTGCCTTGCGCGGCTGTACCTCGGGGACAGTCGCAATGGCGGTGGTTTGAGGAGCCTGCGCGGCCCGCAAGTACGCGTGTAGCTGCGTCGTGCTTTGCGCACTGTCGCAACCCGCCAGCCCTGCCAAAAGGCCTGGGACCAGCAACCCGAGCTTGCCGCTCACGGGATCAGCCCCTGATCGTGATTGCGATAAGTTCTGGCCAGCAGCGTCATGCGCAACTGACCGTCAGCGCCGTTACCGAGTGGGGCGAGAGTGAAGTCATGCGCCGTGACAATGCGGGACAAGCTCGACAGGCCACTGATGAATACACCCAGCGCGTGATAGCTGCCTGTGAGGCTCATGTGCAAGGGCAGTTCGGCGTAAAAAGACTGAAGCACCTCCGGCGACCACTCGATGTACTCGACAAACAGGCCGCTGGCCATGCTCAGGCGAGAGATTTCATCAAGCAGGCCGGGGAACTCCGACTGACCGGGCAAGCGCTTCAAGAGCGTGCTGAATGACGCTTCCAGCACCCTCACCTGGGCTGCGTAGGCCTCCAGGCCCGCGGCCCGCGAAGCCGTAGATTCAAATTCGGTTTTAAGCGCGGCTTCAGCCTCGCGCTGTTGTTGGAGCTGAGTCAGCGGCAAGTGGAGCACCAGCGCATACCCCAGCGCCAACAGGATGGCCATCCATACCACTGCCATGACCGCCTTGCGCCTTGGTGACCATGCGCCAATCTGCTCATGACCCAACTCTCGCAGATCAAGACTGCGCAGGCGTTCCAGCCATTGCGCAGGCATCAGAATGGCCCGCCCGCGTGCAGGGTCTGACGTACCGTCATCTGAAACAACCGGTCATGCCCGCCCTCCCGCTCCGGGCCTGCCTTCACATCAATCAGCGTCGGCGTTTCCAGCCAGTGCGAAGCATCGAGATTGCGCATCAGTTGCGCAAGCAGATTACTGGACTGAGCCGACCCGGTAATGACGATGGTGCCCTCAGTCATTTTGACGTCGGTGAAATGCACCCCGTCCGGCAAGCTGCGCGCCAACTGCTCAAGAATGATTCCGCTGTCCGATCGATTGCCCTGAAGCGTCTCGATCGTCTGCATTCGCTCAAGCAACTGTTCGCGGCGCATTTTCAACGCATCGATTTGCTCGGCCCGCCCATCCAGTTGCGCCATCGCACTGCGGATCAACCCGTTACGCGCCAGCTGCCGCTCTACGGCGCTATCGATCAAACGATCAAGAACAAACAACCCCCCCATCACCGCTACTGAGAGGGCACCCAATACGATCAAGAAACGCCTGTGT is a window of Pseudomonas taetrolens DNA encoding:
- a CDS encoding FAD-dependent oxidoreductase, with the translated sequence MAERLSNDFQFIDVGRKDPKKKLLRQRKKEFVEIYEPFKPQQSAEQAHRCLGCGNPYCEWKCPVHNFIPNWLKLVAEGNILAAAELSHQTNTLPEVCGRVCPQDRLCEGACTLNDGFGAVTIGSVEKYITDTAFAMGWRPDMSKVVPTGKRVAIIGAGPAGLGCADVLVRGGVTPVVFDKNPEIGGLLTFGIPEFKLEKTVLSHRRDVFTGMGIEFRLNTEIGKDISMEQLLEEYDAVFMGMGTYTYMKGGFAGEDLPGVHDALDFLIANVNRNLGFEKSPEDFVDMKGKKIVVLGGGDTAMDCNRTSIRQGAKTVTCAYRRDEANMPGSRKEVKNAKEEGVKFLYNRQPIAIVGEDRVEGVKVVETRLGEPDARGRRSPEPIPGSEEIIPADAVIIAFGFRPSPASWFEQFDIQTDSQGRVIAPEQSKFKHQTSHPKIFAGGDMVRGSDLVVTAIFEGRTAAEGIMDYLGV
- the gltB gene encoding glutamate synthase large subunit, with translation MKAGLYHPDEFKDNCGFGLIAHMQGEPSHTLLQTAIEALTCMTHRGGINADGKTGDGCGLLIQKPDLFLRAVAKEHFGSDLPKQYAVGMVFFNQDPIKAEAARNNMNREILAAGLQLVGWRKVPIDTSVLGRLALERLPQIEQVFIGGEGLSDQDMAIKLFSARRRSSVSNAADTDHYICSFSHKTIIYKGLMMPADLTAFYPDLSDERLQTAICVFHQRFSTNTLPKWPLAQPFRFLAHNGEINTITGNRNWALARRTKFANDLIGDLEELGPLVNRVGSDSSSMDNMLELMVTGGIDLFRGVRMLIPPAWQNVETMDPDLRAFYEYNSMHMEPWDGPAGVVMTDGRYAVCLLDRNGLRPARWVTTTNGYITIASEIGVWNYQPADVIAKGRVGPGQILAVDTETGQVLDTDSIDNRLKSRHPYKQWLRKNALRIQATIDDHDHGSAFYDVDQLKQYMKMYQVTFEERDQVLRPLGEQGYEAVGSMGDDTPMAVLSQRVRTPYDYFRQQFAQVTNPPIDPLREAIVMSLEICLGAERNIFQESPEHASRVILSSPVISPAKWRSLMNLDLPGFERQIIDLNYDQGLGLEAAVRNIADQAEEAVRAGRTQIVLSDRHIAPGKLPVHASLAVGAVHHRLTEKGLRCDSNILVETATARDPHHFAVLIGFGASAVYPFLAYEVLGDLIRTGEVLGDLYEVFKNYRKGITKGLLKIISKMGISTITSYRGAQLFEAIGLSEEVCDLSFRGVPSRIKGARFVDLEAEQKLLAAEAWSPRKPIQQGGLLKYVHGGEYHAYNPDVVATLQAAVQQGDYSKFKEYTALVDKRPVSMIRDLLQVKTLDTPLAIDEIEPLDSILKRFDSAGISLGALSPEAHEALAEAMNRLGARSNSGEGGEDPARYGTIKSSKIKQVATGRFGVTPEYLVNAEVLQIKVAQGAKPGEGGQLPGGKVNGLIAKLRYAVPGVTLISPPPHHDIYSIEDLSQLIFDLKQVNPKALVSVKLVAEAGVGTIAAGVAKAYADLITISGYDGGTGASPLTSIKYAGAPWELGLAETHQTLRGNDLRGKVRVQTDGGLKTGLDVIKAAILGAESFGFGTAPMIALGCKYLRICHLNNCATGVATQNESLRKNHYIGTVDMVVNFFTYVAEETREWLAKLGVRTLEELIGRTDLLEILQGETAKQHNLDLTPLLGSDHIPADKPQFCQVDRNPPFDKGLLAEKMLDMARSAINDLSGAEFELDICNCDRSIGARISGEIARTHGNQGMAKAPITFRFKGTAGQSFGVWNAGGLNLYLEGDANDYVGKGMTGGKLVIVPPAGSVYKTQDSAIIGNTCLYGATGGKLFAAGTAGERFAVRNSGAHTVVEGTGDHCCEYMTGGFVCVLGKTGYNFGSGMTGGFAYVLDQDNTFVDRVNHELVEIQRISGEAMEAYRNHLQHVLDEYVEETNSEWGRNLSENLDDYLRRFWMVKPKAASLKSLLSSIRANPQ
- a CDS encoding AAA family ATPase is translated as MTSLHADEAFLGHFQLNHDPFAPRVPGFKFFPAQRKPVLGQLHHLARYSQLLLVVTGPEGSGKTLLRQALVASTNKQSVQSVVVSARGAGDAAGILRQVAQTLNVAHADVGSILAQVVQLALTGQEVYLLVDDAEQLDDSALEALLGLAEGAPEGRPHVFLFGEPSMIAGLEQLSGDEERFHVIELQPYTEEETREYLTQRLEGAGAGIELFSAQQISDIHESSEGWPGTINQVARDAMIEAMIASRSAVKRPSMGFNMPKKHVLAIGAVVVVAVAAAILIPGRGKAPTAPDAEQGQLPLGQAAPNGGANPSIDFAGSSQPMPLPLVGQSQPVMRGPLAEAAGGIAEGDDGGVPAVDGGVAQPPTVTTTAPPAGVPSGPAPVETPRPAPPVAAAKPAPVAKPAPAPAAKPVVKPVEKPVTLAKAAPGSSWYASQSANNYVVQLVGTSSEASAQNVVKEVGGESRYFKKTLNGKPFYVVTYGNFSSRDAAAAAIKNLPAKIQAGKPWPRTVASVQKELAAVR